A region of Mycobacteriales bacterium DNA encodes the following proteins:
- a CDS encoding carboxyl transferase domain-containing protein, producing MPGAALLGRGADPRSAHSRLAAACDEGSLRPIWDTPGSGVVAGLGRMDGVDAVVFAAEPSIQGGALGREGCATVCAAYDLALAQGAPIVGLWHSGGARLAEGVASLDGVGRVFAAMTRASGRIPQISVVLGPAAGGAAYGPALTDVVILGPAGRIFVTGPDVVRSVTGEDVDMLRLGGPEPHGRRSGVVHLVSDTDDAACASARRLVGLLGRPGALGVVDDRRFRGLLPASARRAYDVHPVVDTVLDAPGVELHPRWGANLVTTLGRFGGRAVGVIANNPLRLGGCLDATAAEKGARFVRMCDSLGLPLVVLVDVPGYLPGVGQEWDGVVRRGAKLLHAFAEAVVPRVTVVTRKAYGGAYIAMNSRSLGATKVLAWPGAEVAVMGAVAAVRILHRRRLAELAEGERAGLEAELAVEHEQLAGGTTRAMELGVLDAIIDPDRTRSELAAALRTGDPRAPRGRHGNIPL from the coding sequence CTGCCGGGGGCCGCGCTGCTCGGTCGCGGCGCCGACCCACGCTCCGCGCACAGCCGTCTCGCCGCCGCCTGCGACGAGGGATCGCTCCGGCCGATCTGGGACACGCCGGGCAGCGGCGTGGTCGCCGGCCTCGGCCGAATGGACGGCGTCGACGCGGTCGTGTTCGCCGCCGAGCCGTCGATCCAGGGCGGCGCCCTGGGGCGGGAGGGATGCGCGACCGTCTGCGCGGCCTACGACCTCGCGCTCGCCCAGGGCGCGCCGATCGTCGGGCTCTGGCACTCCGGGGGGGCACGGCTGGCCGAAGGTGTCGCGTCCCTCGACGGGGTCGGCCGCGTCTTCGCGGCGATGACCCGGGCCTCCGGGCGGATCCCGCAGATCTCCGTGGTGCTCGGGCCGGCCGCCGGCGGGGCGGCCTACGGACCCGCCCTCACCGACGTCGTCATCCTCGGCCCGGCGGGGCGGATCTTCGTCACCGGCCCGGACGTGGTGCGCAGCGTCACCGGCGAGGATGTCGACATGCTGCGACTAGGCGGCCCGGAACCCCACGGCCGGCGCAGCGGAGTCGTCCACCTGGTGTCGGACACCGACGACGCGGCCTGCGCGTCGGCCCGCCGGCTCGTCGGCCTGCTCGGCCGGCCGGGTGCGCTCGGGGTGGTCGACGACCGCCGATTTCGCGGACTGCTGCCCGCATCAGCGCGCCGCGCCTACGACGTGCATCCGGTCGTCGACACCGTGCTCGACGCCCCCGGCGTAGAACTGCACCCCAGGTGGGGGGCGAACCTCGTCACGACCCTCGGTCGGTTCGGCGGCCGGGCCGTCGGTGTGATCGCCAACAACCCGCTCCGGCTCGGTGGCTGCCTCGACGCCACCGCGGCCGAGAAGGGCGCGCGCTTCGTCCGGATGTGCGACAGCCTCGGGCTGCCGCTCGTCGTTCTGGTCGACGTGCCGGGCTACCTGCCCGGGGTCGGGCAGGAATGGGACGGGGTGGTCCGGCGCGGCGCGAAGCTGCTGCACGCGTTCGCCGAGGCGGTCGTGCCGCGGGTAACCGTCGTCACCCGCAAGGCCTATGGCGGCGCGTACATCGCGATGAACTCGCGCTCGCTCGGTGCGACGAAGGTACTGGCCTGGCCGGGCGCCGAGGTCGCCGTGATGGGCGCGGTCGCCGCCGTCCGGATCCTGCACCGGCGGCGGCTGGCCGAGCTTGCCGAGGGGGAGCGGGCCGGCCTCGAAGCCGAGCTCGCGGTCGAGCACGAACAGCTCGCCGGTGGCACCACCCGGGCGATGGAGCTCGGCGTCCTCGACGCCATCATCGACCCGGACCGAACCCGCAGCGAGCTGGCCGCGGCGCTGCGCACGGGGGACCCCAGGGCGCCGCGGGGGCGGCACGGGAACATCCCGCTGTAG
- the fabF gene encoding beta-ketoacyl-ACP synthase II encodes MTRAVAVTGLGAFTPIGPDAPSTWAALLAGASGVRALDTDWVADLPVRIAAPVAVEPLERLDRVEARTLDRSQQLALLAAREAWTDAGSPEAEPERLAVVIASGIGGVLTLLAQYDVLRELGPRRVSPHTVPMLMPNGPAATVGLALGARAGVHAPVSACASGAEAIALGLDLIRAGRADVVVAGGTEAAIHALPIAGFAAMRALSIRNDEPDRASRPYDKARDGFVLGEGAGVLVLESAEHAAARGQPVYAELAGAGITADAHHVAAPEPTGRGAARAMSLALADAEAAPGDVGHVNAHATSTPIGDVAEARAIRSALGAGADRAVVSATKSMTGHLLGAAGAVEAIATILALRDGRAPAIRNLDDPDDEIDLDLVRVDPRSLPPGAAALSNSFGFGGHNVSLLFRPAG; translated from the coding sequence GTGACCCGCGCGGTCGCCGTCACCGGCCTCGGCGCATTCACGCCGATCGGCCCGGACGCCCCCTCCACCTGGGCCGCCCTGCTCGCCGGCGCGTCCGGCGTCCGGGCCCTGGACACCGACTGGGTCGCTGACCTGCCGGTCCGGATCGCCGCACCGGTCGCGGTCGAGCCGCTCGAACGGCTCGACCGGGTGGAAGCACGCACGCTCGACCGGTCCCAGCAGCTGGCGCTGCTCGCGGCCCGGGAGGCCTGGACCGACGCCGGGAGCCCGGAGGCGGAACCGGAACGACTCGCGGTTGTGATCGCCTCCGGCATCGGCGGGGTGCTGACACTGCTCGCCCAGTACGATGTGCTCCGCGAGCTCGGGCCCCGCCGGGTCTCCCCGCACACGGTGCCGATGCTCATGCCCAACGGCCCCGCGGCCACCGTCGGTTTGGCGCTCGGGGCCCGGGCCGGGGTGCACGCCCCGGTGTCCGCCTGCGCGTCCGGCGCCGAGGCGATCGCGCTCGGGCTCGACCTGATCCGGGCCGGCCGGGCGGACGTGGTCGTCGCGGGGGGCACCGAAGCGGCGATCCATGCGCTGCCGATCGCCGGTTTCGCGGCGATGCGGGCGCTGTCGATCCGCAACGACGAGCCGGACCGTGCCTCCCGGCCCTACGACAAGGCCCGCGACGGCTTCGTCCTCGGTGAGGGGGCCGGGGTTCTCGTCCTCGAATCCGCCGAGCACGCCGCTGCCCGGGGGCAGCCGGTCTACGCCGAGCTCGCCGGGGCGGGCATCACCGCGGATGCCCACCACGTCGCCGCGCCGGAGCCCACGGGCCGCGGTGCGGCCCGGGCGATGAGCCTGGCCCTGGCCGACGCCGAGGCGGCGCCCGGCGACGTCGGGCACGTCAACGCGCACGCGACATCGACGCCGATCGGCGACGTCGCGGAAGCCCGGGCGATCCGCTCCGCGCTGGGCGCCGGCGCCGACCGCGCGGTCGTCAGCGCCACGAAATCCATGACCGGTCACCTGCTCGGCGCGGCCGGGGCGGTGGAGGCCATCGCGACGATCCTCGCGCTCCGCGATGGGCGGGCACCGGCGATCCGCAACCTCGACGACCCGGACGACGAGATCGACCTCGACCTCGTGCGGGTCGACCCGCGATCGTTACCGCCGGGGGCGGCCGCCCTGTCGAACTCGTTCGGCTTCGGGGGGCACAACGTCAGCCTGCTGTTCCGGCCGGCCGGGTGA
- a CDS encoding acyl carrier protein gives MEMSQQEILTGLAEIVHEITGVPADRVVVEAAFSDDLDIDSLSMVEIVVAAEERFDVRIPDDDVKDLRTVGDAVSYISRSSVSA, from the coding sequence ATCGAAATGTCGCAACAGGAGATCCTCACCGGGCTCGCCGAGATCGTGCACGAGATCACCGGAGTCCCCGCCGACCGGGTCGTCGTGGAGGCGGCGTTCAGCGACGACCTCGACATCGACTCGCTGTCCATGGTCGAGATCGTGGTCGCGGCCGAAGAGCGCTTCGACGTCCGGATCCCGGACGACGACGTCAAGGACCTGCGCACCGTCGGGGACGCCGTGTCCTACATCAGCCGTTCCAGCGTCTCGGCGTGA
- a CDS encoding beta-ketoacyl-ACP synthase III: MRVSAGAPHTRLLGLGDYRPTRVVTNLELAGRLDTSDGWIRSRTGISSRRIAGPGESVVAMAAAAAGKAIAESGLAPADVDLLVLATCTMATPIPGGAPQVAHLLGVNGIAAFDINAACGGFCYALSVAADAVRGGSARHAVVIGSERMSDWVDWEDRSTAILFGDGAAAAVVGPAEQPGIGPVAWGSDGGRAGLIGVPADGRFLQMDGQPVYRWATSALAPVARQACELAGIAPGDLSAIVPHQANLRVIEALARALDAPRAVVARDIVEAGNTSAASVPLALCRLLADGQLPAGSLALLLAFGAGLSYAGQVVRVP; this comes from the coding sequence GTGAGGGTCAGCGCCGGGGCGCCGCACACCCGGCTGCTCGGTCTCGGCGACTATCGGCCGACCCGGGTTGTCACCAACCTCGAGCTCGCCGGTCGCCTCGACACCAGCGACGGGTGGATCCGCAGCCGCACCGGGATCAGCTCACGGCGGATCGCCGGCCCGGGCGAGAGCGTGGTGGCGATGGCCGCCGCGGCGGCTGGGAAGGCGATCGCCGAGTCCGGGCTCGCGCCGGCGGACGTCGACCTCCTCGTGCTCGCGACCTGCACCATGGCGACGCCGATCCCCGGCGGCGCACCGCAGGTGGCTCACCTGCTGGGCGTCAACGGGATCGCCGCCTTCGACATCAACGCGGCTTGTGGCGGCTTCTGCTACGCGCTGTCGGTCGCCGCCGACGCGGTGCGCGGTGGCTCCGCCCGGCACGCTGTCGTGATCGGGTCCGAACGCATGTCCGACTGGGTCGACTGGGAAGACCGGTCCACGGCCATTCTGTTCGGCGACGGGGCTGCGGCCGCGGTCGTCGGGCCGGCAGAGCAGCCCGGGATCGGGCCGGTGGCCTGGGGCAGCGACGGCGGACGGGCGGGCCTGATCGGCGTCCCCGCCGACGGGCGATTCCTGCAGATGGACGGCCAGCCGGTTTACCGCTGGGCGACGTCCGCGCTCGCGCCGGTGGCCCGCCAGGCCTGCGAACTCGCCGGGATCGCCCCCGGCGACCTTTCGGCGATCGTCCCGCACCAGGCCAACCTGCGGGTCATCGAAGCCCTGGCGCGGGCCCTCGACGCGCCGCGCGCGGTCGTTGCCCGGGACATCGTCGAGGCCGGGAACACCTCCGCGGCCTCGGTGCCCCTCGCGCTCTGCCGGCTGCTCGCCGACGGTCAGCTGCCGGCCGGCAGCCTCGCGCTTCTGCTGGCCTTCGGGGCCGGCCTCAGTTACGCCGGACAGGTCGTCCGCGTTCCCTGA
- a CDS encoding helix-turn-helix domain-containing protein: MTAAGTARRIERAAGKIATQAVTRMDATLPWFRAMPADQRAWVGLVVQAGIASFVVWLRRPSPGTGLPGDVFGTAPRALARSVTLQQTVELVRAAIDTIEEHVATLAAPGDEALLRVAVLRYSREIAFATALVYARTAEERGAWDARLEALVVDAVLRGEADAGLLSRAAALGWSAGTPVAVLAGHAPAGEPEAVLDAIARAARRAGAYALGGFQGDRLVVIVGAADPVGAADLLAGEFGDGPVVLGPTVSDLATAETSAAAAIGGLRAAAAWPGAPRPVPATELLAERALAGDPGAVTALLEEVYTPLADAGGHLLDTVAAYLESAGSLEATARLLFVHPNTVRYRLRRSAEITGHSPSDPRSAFVLRLALAFGRLAGEKPVL; the protein is encoded by the coding sequence ATGACCGCCGCCGGCACCGCCCGTCGAATCGAGCGGGCCGCCGGGAAGATCGCGACCCAGGCGGTCACCCGGATGGACGCGACGCTGCCGTGGTTTCGGGCCATGCCCGCCGACCAGCGGGCCTGGGTCGGCCTCGTCGTGCAGGCCGGGATCGCCAGCTTCGTCGTCTGGTTGCGCCGACCCTCCCCAGGGACCGGCCTGCCGGGCGATGTATTCGGCACCGCCCCCCGCGCGTTGGCGAGATCGGTGACGTTGCAGCAGACCGTCGAACTGGTCCGGGCCGCGATCGACACGATCGAGGAGCACGTCGCCACCCTGGCGGCGCCGGGCGACGAGGCCCTGCTCCGCGTCGCCGTGCTCCGCTACTCCCGGGAGATCGCCTTCGCCACCGCCCTCGTTTACGCCCGGACCGCCGAAGAGCGCGGCGCCTGGGACGCCCGGCTCGAGGCCCTGGTGGTCGACGCGGTGCTCCGGGGCGAGGCCGACGCCGGCCTGCTCTCCCGGGCCGCGGCCCTCGGCTGGAGCGCCGGGACCCCGGTGGCGGTGCTCGCCGGGCACGCCCCGGCCGGCGAGCCGGAAGCCGTCCTCGACGCGATCGCGCGGGCGGCCCGCCGGGCCGGGGCCTACGCCCTCGGCGGGTTCCAGGGAGATCGGCTGGTGGTGATCGTCGGCGCCGCCGACCCGGTCGGAGCGGCCGACCTGCTGGCCGGCGAGTTCGGCGACGGACCGGTGGTTCTCGGACCCACGGTGAGCGACCTGGCCACGGCCGAGACCTCGGCCGCCGCGGCGATCGGCGGGCTCCGGGCGGCCGCCGCCTGGCCCGGGGCCCCCCGTCCCGTTCCCGCGACCGAGTTGCTCGCCGAGCGGGCGTTGGCCGGGGACCCGGGGGCGGTCACGGCGCTCCTGGAGGAGGTCTACACCCCGTTGGCCGACGCCGGCGGCCACCTCTTAGACACCGTGGCGGCCTATCTGGAATCCGCCGGCTCCCTCGAGGCCACCGCCCGCCTGCTGTTCGTGCATCCGAATACCGTGCGTTACCGGCTCCGCCGGTCGGCCGAGATCACCGGGCACTCCCCCTCGGACCCTCGTTCCGCATTCGTCCTGCGGCTGGCCCTGGCCTTCGGCCGGCTGGCGGGCGAGAAGCCAGTTTTGTAG
- a CDS encoding PHP domain-containing protein has protein sequence MTPRRDPVADLRRIAFLLERAQEPTYRVRAFRRAAAAVAGLGADELDSRLGLGSLTELPGIGEVTARCVQESAAGEVPVYLRRLEATGGRPVAEGGAELRQALRGDLHTHSDWSDGGSPIAEMAGAARDLGHGYLALTDHSPRLTVARGLSPQRLREQLRVVAGLNEKLAPFRILTGIEVDILDDGGLDQEPELLDRLDVVVASVHSKLRMPAAEMTRRMVVAIANPRVDVLGHCTGRLIVGRGRPESAFDAELVFEACRRFGVAVEVNSRPERLDPPKRLLRLAVEAGCLVAIDTDAHAPGQLDWQPYGCERAAACGVPADLVVNSWPADRLLAWTARASDSGAAPG, from the coding sequence ATGACCCCACGCCGGGACCCGGTGGCCGACCTGCGGCGGATCGCCTTCCTGCTCGAGCGGGCGCAGGAACCGACCTACCGGGTACGGGCCTTCCGCCGGGCCGCGGCGGCGGTCGCCGGACTGGGGGCGGACGAGCTGGACAGCCGGCTGGGGCTGGGGTCGCTAACCGAGTTGCCCGGAATCGGCGAGGTCACCGCCCGGTGCGTGCAGGAATCCGCCGCCGGCGAGGTCCCGGTCTACCTCCGCCGCCTCGAGGCCACCGGGGGACGCCCGGTCGCCGAGGGGGGAGCCGAGCTCCGGCAGGCGTTGCGCGGCGACCTCCATACGCACTCCGACTGGTCCGACGGCGGCAGCCCGATCGCCGAGATGGCCGGGGCCGCCCGCGATCTGGGGCACGGCTACCTCGCCCTGACCGACCACTCGCCCCGGCTGACGGTGGCCCGCGGGTTGTCTCCGCAGCGGCTCCGCGAGCAACTGCGGGTCGTCGCCGGGTTGAACGAAAAGCTTGCCCCGTTCCGGATTCTCACCGGGATCGAGGTCGACATACTCGACGACGGCGGGCTGGACCAGGAGCCGGAACTGCTCGACCGGCTCGACGTCGTCGTGGCCAGCGTGCACTCGAAGCTACGGATGCCGGCCGCCGAGATGACCCGGCGGATGGTCGTCGCGATCGCCAACCCGCGGGTCGACGTGCTCGGGCACTGCACCGGCCGGCTGATCGTCGGGCGCGGTCGCCCCGAGTCGGCGTTCGACGCTGAGCTCGTCTTCGAGGCCTGCCGCCGATTCGGCGTCGCGGTGGAGGTGAACAGCCGCCCGGAGCGTCTCGACCCGCCGAAGCGGCTGCTGCGGTTGGCGGTCGAGGCCGGCTGCCTGGTCGCCATCGACACCGACGCGCACGCGCCCGGCCAGCTCGACTGGCAGCCCTACGGCTGCGAGCGGGCGGCTGCCTGCGGGGTGCCGGCGGACCTCGTGGTCAACTCGTGGCCGGCCGACCGGCTGCTCGCCTGGACGGCGCGGGCGTCCGACTCAGGAGCTGCTCCGGGGTGA
- the aceE gene encoding pyruvate dehydrogenase (acetyl-transferring), homodimeric type — protein MASSRDRYTVITDGMPSQIPDVDPQETAEWIESLDGVIDDAGPRRARFLMLKLLERARERQVGVPALRSTDYVNTIPAEDEPWFPGDEHAERRIRAYIRWNAAVMVTRANARTNVGGHIATYASAASLYEVGFNHFFRGKEGGESGDQVYFQGHASPGIYARAFLEGRLSETELDGFRQELSHPGGGLPSYPHPRLMPKFWEFPTVSMGLSPLQAIYQARFNRYLLARQIKDTSRSHVWAFLGDGEMDEPESLGALGVAAREELDNLTFVVNCNLQRLDGPVRGNGKIIQELESIFRGAGWHVIKVVWGREWDDLLARDADGVLVNAMNTTPDGQFQTYSVSDGAFIREDFFGRDPRLRKMVDRLSDEQITRLSRGGHDYRKVYAAFKASREHVGQPTVILAQTIKGWTLGPDFEARNATHQMKKLTKAELKTFRDRLYLDISDEDLAAELPPYYHPGKDSEEIAYMLERRQALGGFLPERRVRAKPLALPAEKAYERLRKGSGDQPMATTMAFVRLLKDLMKDKAIGPRFVPVIPDEARTFGMDSLFPTAKIYSPHGQQYDPVDKELLLSYREDRQGQILHEGISEAGSMASTIAAGTTYATHGEHMIPVFIFYSMFGFQRVGDLIWAFADQMGHGFLLGATAGRTTLNGEGLQHEDGHSHLLASTNPACVSYDPAWAYEISFIVEDALKRMYGKDPEPVFYYLTVYNEPGPQPAVPEADGIREGVLRGLYRYRTAPPIDISNEPPPRAQLLASGTAISWALDAQRRLADEWGVAADVWSATSWTELRRDALACEDYNRRHRVGEVKVPYVTKALDGAPGPVVAVSDWMRAVPDQIAPWVPGDWTSLGTDGFGRSDTRPALRRHFGVDAESLTVIVLSQLARRGEVKAELPARAAASYGL, from the coding sequence GTGGCGTCGAGCCGGGACCGGTACACCGTAATCACCGACGGAATGCCGAGCCAGATCCCCGACGTCGACCCGCAGGAGACCGCGGAGTGGATCGAGTCTCTCGACGGGGTGATCGACGACGCGGGTCCGCGGCGGGCCCGTTTCCTCATGCTCAAGCTGCTCGAGCGGGCCCGGGAACGTCAGGTCGGGGTGCCGGCCCTGCGCAGCACCGACTACGTCAACACGATCCCCGCGGAGGACGAGCCGTGGTTCCCCGGCGACGAGCATGCGGAGCGGCGGATCCGCGCCTACATCCGCTGGAACGCCGCGGTGATGGTGACCCGGGCCAACGCCCGGACCAACGTCGGCGGCCACATCGCGACCTACGCCTCGGCCGCCTCGCTCTACGAGGTCGGGTTCAACCACTTCTTCCGTGGCAAGGAGGGCGGGGAGTCCGGCGACCAGGTGTACTTCCAGGGCCACGCCTCACCGGGGATCTATGCCCGGGCGTTCCTCGAAGGCCGACTCTCCGAGACCGAGCTCGACGGGTTCCGCCAGGAGCTCTCGCACCCGGGCGGCGGCCTGCCGTCCTATCCGCACCCGCGGCTGATGCCGAAGTTCTGGGAATTCCCGACCGTCTCGATGGGGCTCTCGCCGCTCCAGGCGATCTATCAGGCAAGGTTCAACCGCTACCTGCTGGCCCGACAGATCAAGGACACCTCGCGGTCGCATGTCTGGGCGTTCCTCGGCGACGGCGAGATGGACGAGCCCGAGTCGCTCGGCGCGCTCGGCGTCGCCGCCCGCGAGGAGCTCGACAACCTGACGTTCGTCGTCAACTGCAACCTCCAGCGCCTCGACGGTCCGGTCCGGGGCAACGGCAAAATCATCCAGGAGTTGGAGAGCATCTTCCGCGGCGCCGGCTGGCACGTCATCAAGGTGGTCTGGGGCCGGGAGTGGGACGACCTGCTGGCGCGCGACGCGGATGGCGTGCTGGTCAACGCGATGAACACGACGCCGGACGGCCAGTTCCAGACCTACTCGGTGAGCGACGGCGCGTTCATCCGCGAGGACTTCTTCGGCCGCGACCCTCGACTGCGCAAGATGGTCGATCGGCTCTCCGACGAGCAGATCACCCGACTCTCCCGGGGCGGTCACGACTATCGCAAGGTGTATGCCGCGTTCAAGGCCTCGCGCGAGCACGTCGGTCAGCCGACGGTCATCCTCGCCCAGACCATCAAGGGTTGGACGCTCGGTCCGGACTTCGAGGCGCGGAACGCGACGCACCAGATGAAGAAACTGACGAAGGCGGAGCTCAAGACCTTCCGGGACCGGCTCTACCTCGACATCTCCGACGAGGACCTCGCCGCGGAGTTGCCGCCGTACTACCACCCGGGGAAGGACTCCGAGGAGATCGCCTACATGCTCGAGCGCCGGCAGGCGCTGGGCGGTTTCCTGCCGGAACGCCGGGTCCGCGCCAAGCCGCTCGCGCTACCCGCGGAGAAGGCATACGAGCGGCTGCGCAAGGGATCCGGCGATCAGCCGATGGCGACGACGATGGCGTTCGTCCGGCTGCTCAAGGACCTGATGAAGGACAAGGCCATCGGCCCGCGTTTCGTGCCGGTCATCCCGGACGAGGCCCGCACGTTCGGGATGGACTCGCTCTTCCCGACCGCGAAGATCTACTCGCCGCACGGTCAGCAGTACGACCCGGTGGACAAGGAGCTCCTGCTTTCCTACCGGGAGGACCGCCAGGGCCAGATCCTGCACGAAGGGATCAGCGAGGCCGGCTCGATGGCGTCGACGATTGCCGCCGGGACGACGTACGCAACGCACGGCGAGCACATGATCCCGGTGTTCATCTTCTACTCGATGTTCGGCTTCCAGCGGGTCGGAGACCTGATCTGGGCGTTCGCCGACCAGATGGGGCACGGCTTCCTGCTCGGTGCGACGGCCGGGCGCACCACCTTGAACGGCGAGGGCCTGCAACACGAGGACGGGCATTCGCACCTGCTCGCGTCGACCAATCCGGCCTGCGTGTCCTACGACCCCGCCTGGGCATACGAGATCTCGTTCATCGTGGAAGACGCGTTGAAGCGGATGTATGGGAAGGATCCGGAGCCGGTCTTCTACTACCTGACGGTCTACAACGAGCCCGGTCCGCAGCCGGCCGTGCCGGAGGCGGACGGCATCCGGGAGGGCGTGCTCCGCGGCCTGTACCGGTACCGGACCGCACCGCCGATCGACATCTCCAACGAGCCTCCCCCGCGCGCCCAACTGCTCGCGTCCGGCACCGCGATCAGCTGGGCCCTCGACGCGCAACGGCGGTTGGCCGACGAATGGGGGGTGGCCGCGGACGTCTGGTCGGCGACGTCGTGGACCGAGCTGCGCCGCGACGCGCTGGCCTGCGAGGACTACAACCGCAGGCACCGGGTCGGCGAGGTCAAGGTGCCCTACGTGACGAAGGCCCTCGACGGCGCCCCCGGTCCGGTGGTCGCGGTCTCCGACTGGATGCGGGCCGTCCCCGACCAGATCGCCCCCTGGGTTCCCGGGGACTGGACGTCGTTGGGGACGGATGGATTCGGCCGCTCCGACACCCGGCCCGCGCTGCGCCGGCACTTCGGTGTCGACGCCGAGTCGCTCACCGTCATCGTCCTGTCCCAGCTCGCCCGCCGCGGTGAGGTCAAGGCGGAACTACCGGCCCGGGCCGCGGCTTCCTACGGGCTCTGA
- a CDS encoding DUF3052 domain-containing protein: protein MADKLVTPGSIVQEIGYDDDVDEDLRRAVQERCGSPLVGDDYDDVVDTVLLWWRDDDGDLVDVLVDALGPLAENGVIWLFTPKSGRPGHVEPSDINEAAPTAGLTQTTSLSAGRDWSGARLVSPRTSRSSRR, encoded by the coding sequence TTGGCCGACAAGCTCGTGACACCCGGCTCGATCGTGCAGGAGATCGGCTACGACGACGACGTCGACGAGGACCTTCGCCGAGCCGTGCAGGAGCGGTGCGGGTCGCCGCTCGTTGGGGACGACTATGACGATGTCGTCGACACCGTGCTGTTGTGGTGGCGCGACGACGACGGGGATCTGGTCGACGTCCTGGTCGACGCGCTCGGCCCGCTGGCCGAGAACGGCGTCATCTGGCTCTTCACCCCGAAGTCCGGGCGCCCGGGGCACGTCGAGCCGAGCGACATCAACGAGGCCGCCCCGACCGCGGGGTTGACCCAGACGACCAGCCTCAGCGCCGGCCGCGACTGGTCCGGAGCCCGGTTGGTGTCGCCCCGGACCTCCCGATCGAGCCGTCGCTAG
- a CDS encoding peroxiredoxin produces MTTDIGAPAPEFSLRDSNLAEVRLTDFRDRRAVVLVFYPFAFTPTCTGELCAIRDDLASLENDRVQVLAVSCDPPATLRAFASSQSLSYPLLSDFWPHGAAARAYGVFNETIGAAVRGTFIIDREGLLRWQVVNAIPDPRDVAEYKTALAAL; encoded by the coding sequence ATGACGACGGACATCGGCGCGCCCGCCCCGGAGTTCAGCCTGCGGGACAGCAACCTCGCCGAAGTCCGGCTGACCGACTTCCGCGATCGGCGGGCGGTCGTTCTGGTCTTCTACCCGTTCGCGTTCACCCCGACGTGCACGGGGGAGCTCTGCGCGATCCGGGACGACCTGGCCAGCCTGGAGAACGATCGGGTCCAGGTTCTCGCGGTCTCCTGCGACCCGCCGGCGACCCTGCGCGCTTTCGCGTCGTCGCAGTCGCTGAGCTACCCGTTGCTGTCTGACTTCTGGCCACACGGTGCGGCGGCGCGCGCCTACGGGGTGTTCAACGAAACGATCGGCGCGGCGGTGCGCGGCACCTTCATCATCGACCGGGAGGGGCTGCTGCGTTGGCAGGTCGTGAACGCGATCCCCGACCCGCGCGACGTCGCCGAGTACAAGACGGCGCTGGCGGCGCTGTGA